AGAAAAGGAACATTAGCAATGATGTTTACTCACGGAGCATCTTACCCCACCATGGACCACTAGCATATTTGACAATGAACTGCTAGCATATTTGACATCTGTTGAtgccttttctcttctcccATTTTCCAAgttatagaaaattttatttgacaatttctccctcctttttttttttttaatgggacaTCTCATTTAAGTAATTAATGTATATCGTGTGATATATCTATATAAAAGTGTTGCCTGGCTCAAGCTTGGgaatttcttttggtctttgtagttttttttttacaatactTTATAGGCTATTTATGCCAAAGAGGGCTTCTTGGTGTTGGTTGTTGTACACTAATATTGTTTGCTCTATTATGTCCCCACATCCAGTGAACCGCACTTTCAAGTGAATAAGTGGTTGGAACATCTTTACTGGTCGATAATAATGAAGCAATAGCGAACATCTGTATTGTCAACGGCATTAGATTCTGTAACATACTTCAGTGGCTGGATAGGATTTCACTGTATATATAGATCAATTTGGCTTTCAAGCCCTGAATTTGAACCAAGTTTCCATCCcttgaattttttatcattttctttttcatcatgtaACTTGTCTTTTAAAGTTCATTATAGCATGAAAAGAAGCCATATCCTATCTAATGTTAGGTGGAAGTGTGTATCCTTCTCAAATCTTTCAAAGTGCATAGATGATCTGATATTAGGAAAGTCTATTAGTTGTTAAGAAAATTctaaagctttttttttctgcatGTCGTGCTTATCTTAATCaatatatatttgtaattcAAATATAAGCATAAGAAGATATACCACATAAGAACATCCTGTAACATGTAACCTGAAAATGGCGTTGTTTCACTTCATTATGTGATGGCAAATTGGCATTTTGTTCTTTGTGCTTATTCGTGCTAATTTGTGATAGGTCTGCAAATATGCTGCATCGTCAACGGAAGAGTGGGTAGAACAGTGCAAGCTATGGCCCACCTCATACCATCCACCAACCTAGTACGTCTCTTTTAAATATTCCCATCAGTAATGGtaatgcatgtttttttttttggtgaaagtaatGGTAATGCATGTTCATGTCTTGAGATCAACATATTGCCATCATGTTTTAGGACATTTTTGCTGGTTTAGGGTATTTGCATCGGCTGTGCAGATGTCTCTGATTCTAATGTTGTCTCAATTAAAGGAGCAGGTTAAGGTGGTTTTTCCAGGATAACTTTCTTATGGATTTTGATATTCTCTTGGGCAGAATTGGGTGttcattttatacttttttcctCCTTCAGAATTTATTTCCAAGCAGATAACTTGGAAGTTGGAGTCTAAAAACCAAAGACTTACAAAGAGTTGCAGTTTGAGTGGCCATCTcaaatttgataagtttgtttttagaaatttaggaTGTGATTGATTTTACTTCGTTCTGCTGAGTTATGTTAGTTTTGATTGCATCTGGACTGAGAGGAGTTTGGGGTTATATATAAACCAGAGAAGTTACTTTCAAGGAATAACTAATCAAGCCATCTCCATTATGCATAATGGCTGCTAATGAATCTTGGCTATAGAGACCAAGTGTTGCCTAGTTAATTGGAAAACACTCTTTGTAAGTCACTAGGCCGGGTTTAAGTCTTATCATTCTCCTCTCCCACTTTTTGCAATCAAATGTAAGCTCCACCTCTTTGTGTGACTCAATTCAATGGAGTTTGTGCAAATCTTTTGGCCTTTATTTTAGTATTTCCTAATTTTGCTTCTTGTCAATGATCACAAGGAATTATCTGTTACTCTCTATGCATGTGTATAATGTGCATTTATACATACTCTATGTCATTACTGATTTGTTCTCTCAGCTTCTGATATTCTACAGAGCAGCGATATCAGTGGCATAACTGGGTTTAGTGATGAAGACTCACAATCAGTTGTAAGTTTTATGAAGTATGCTCTGGAATTGGCGAAATCTCATGGTAATATGGTAAGTGTTGGGGTATGCCCTTGACTTGCGATTAATGAATGTAACTTTTAGTGATTTCATCAAGTTCGCAGCTAATTATATCTCTGGCTAGTCAAGATCTCAGAGTTCTTGAATAAGAGTACTAACCTGGCCTCCCCAtcttaccaaataaaaaaagaaaagaaattctcttATACATGGCAATCATTTCTTTCTGAGCGTTATACTGCTTTGACATTTTGTGAGACAATTTGGCATGCTCTAAGGCCTTCCTTTGGcgctactttttattttcctttgaatcAGTATTATGTGAAGTTAAGCACATCCAAGTACATGTTCAACGAGTATCATTTCTAACTGCTCCGGTGTTTGCACTTTCAACAATTTTCCCATCAAGCCATAGAGGACTCACCATAGCTCGCATTAGCTTTCAAGAATCATTTTCGGTTTGGTAAAAAGAAGTGAGATTTACTTGTTGCAATTAACTTGACAGGAATGTGAAGTTTTTGTGTGTCATATTTATTGACTTTGGTTTcaaaaaacgagaagaaaacTGTTTTATAATAGTGGAGAACAATCCGATCATTTTGAAGGCTGGGTCCTTTAGACATTTATCCCTTGAAATGTTCATGCATAGACTTAGTAAAATAGAGGTTTCGAAAAGGAAATGTAGTGCTTCATCTTGCTCCCTAATTGTGCGTCCAACTTTGTTTTATGCTGGTGTGGGAACCTCTTACGTTGTggaatttgcacaaattttgcTTTTGTTACACCCTTCTCTCGTCTACAGGTGGTCAATGCTGCAGCAATTGTAGATCCTCTATCTAATCAAGTGATTGCAAGGGCATGTGATGAAGTCTGCTCTTGGCAAACTCCAAAAACAGAAGTTGGTGCTGAATGTAAAAGTTCCACCAAATCTTGTGCTGAAATGACTGGATGGATAAAACATGAATCATGTCTTCAATGCTGTTCCTCAGGTGGGGCAGAGCAAGTTGAGACATCCATTTCTTGTCTACATCCACGACAGTGGGTAGATGAACAGACTGGCAGGAGCTCTTCATTTTGGCACCTGTTGCGACACGCTGTGATGATGGCCATTGAATCATCTGCTGCCAGGGACAGACCCTTATTCCCTGATGTGAGATACAAAGATGAAGCTACCATAGAGGAGTATATTCTATCTCCTGCAAAATCTCAAACAAAAAGACGGAGAACTGATGGCAATGACGTAAGCTTTTCCTCTACATGTGAAGGAAATCCTGGCAAGACTTTCTATTCTAGCATGACAAATCTTGTGCAGTATGGAGAATTTGTGTGGACGATTGCCTTATTTGAATGGATGAACCCCGTTGAAATATCAATGGTTCTGTTGCCaattattggaaaaattgggTTCACCTTAATACAACAATGAGCAATGAAGTGTACAAATAAAACATTGAGACAAGGAGTGCACTCGGCAGCATAACTTATACTTTTGAGTATGGGTAATGTCACACTTCCAGTGTTTTAAAACATTTCACACACAGTAACAAGTACAACAAAGATCACACCGCAGATATCCTTGTCTCATAATAATAAAGATCGCTTCCAAAGCTTCAGGGGACGGTAGAGACAAGGCAAATAGGTGGATTCGACCATTTAATATACAAGGGAAGTTATAGGATTGTGAACAATACAATAGGGCTTATAGGATTGTGAACAATACAATAGGGAAGATAGCCGACAAAGTAATTGGGATATGAATCCACTTCAATTGTTCACTCAAGACGATCATAAGAGCAGATCTGAATGCCATCCGCATAAaggcaaaagagaggaagagaaaagtgagGCCCATTGTCATTTGTCTCGGTATTGAGAGAAGGAAATCTTCGATTGCGTAACTTGAAGTTAGGATAGCCCAGATGACGAAGGAGAATAGAGTGAGCATCTTCAACCACAAATACCATGAACAAGCCCTTCTCAAGGAATGCTAGGATCCCCATACTACCATCGTTGCCTCCAGTACCGTAAAAGCCATAGCGAAAGCTACCGTAATGAAGAGAGTTGCAATGAGGCTACAAGATGATGATGTATCCTTCAACCATTGCCTTGCCTCGTTGAGCAACTCTTTGCGTTGTTTTACCGAAACTTCCCAGTTTGTTATTTGTTACCTAGAAATTTCAGCCATTTAAAAGAAGGAAAGCTGCCAGCTTCCACTACCTTCAGAAACATAAAGGATGCCTATCAATGTAAATGTCAATTAAAAAGCACAAAAGGGAGGCAAACATATGAAGAGAACTAATTTGGAACCATTCAAGTTCCCCTTGCATAAGAAAAGCTGCTCCAGAAACATCAGAGGATACACATGTTGATTACAATTTGGTCACAGCCTCCATTACGTCTATCTCGGTCGCGATATTATTGGCGAATGTCCAATGTGGTTGCGTGCGTTCACTAGTCTAAACAACTCAACATGCCATCCCTTCACAACTtcttttataagtttttttttttttttttttgtcgaaattgcTATCCCACATCAACTCCAGAAATGTTGAAGACATAAATCCACAATTTCAAAGATTCCGCGAGTTGCAGAGTCAAGGACAATGTCAACGACAATGCCTGATGTCAGCAGAGGCTCGAGTATTTTGGCAGTTTGATTGCAAGCCTTATCTCCATAAGAGCTAGTTTTACAAAGTCAAACGAGCAATCGTGCCTTAACTTCAATTCCCCACTCCTTCTAATGAAAGGTGCTGCATGTAATATCAGATAAACAATTTTCCCAACGAGAAAGAATCAAAAGGTTAAAGAGGCTTTCACATTTGCGCCGTGTTCTTATGTATATATAGGAGTTGAGAGAAAATAATGGATTACGttattaattaagaaaacaaacTTGATATGGcttgaaaatcaaaatgcatgcaTCAGAGAACAGATGTATATATCGATGAAAACACACAATGtgatgaaagaaaaacagagttttttttctttttctttttttgagaaatgggtAGACTCAGCGGTGGATCAATTGAtatgtttttgattgaatatTTTTACAATTCACCCGATGCATACATATAGTATAAATTTGAACTAAATTGATTAGAATCAAATTGTATGGTAGTATACTATCAAGAGTTGGTCCATATTATTAACTATGATTCCAAGGGGATATATTGAAAGTATGTGCATGCACTTTAAATTTAGAGATTTCTAACCATGGATGAAATGAGGTTCTccttgtatatatataacatgGCACTTTCATGTACCTGCTATTGTGGCAAGATTCCAAAGTGATATCTTGAACCGGTTAAATGCTAGTAGTGCTATCATTATAAATAGGAGACAAGAATCATGTCaacaaagacaaataaaaacataaatatcACACTCGTGACATGAAAATTACTAATGTTTTATAATGCTTGAATTCGTTTGAAAACAACTTCAATCAATCAACCTCAGTTacctgaaataaaaaattatcaataattttACTTGGCAATTTGACATAGAGTAAGACTTCTACTCGTGCTTTTCAAATGTTATATTAGATATTAATTTGTGACATACATCATGATTAGGACATTAATTTGTAGACATAGATGTTGTCCTTGTCCTATAACAATTTTGTCAATAAGATCCCTGATtgatatgcatttttttttccttttgtgtaaGTCCATCCAGtaaacaaatcaataaaaatacgTCGAGCCATCTTCGTGTCCTTGGAGTAGTCAACTGATGAATCGACCAAGCATAGAGGAATACCTAAAGATTGGAACAGATAGACTGAACACAATGTAAATGGAATTTCtcgaaataattaatatatatttatttatatctaACAATAGAAGTGCAAGAACTACTTACATTTGTAAAtagattttcccaaaaattgagtCTAGCTCCACTGTGGAGAAAACGAAGTATCAATGTTAAGATTATACAAACTTTGTAGTAGCTGCCTTCGGATGTCATTGACC
This genomic stretch from Eucalyptus grandis isolate ANBG69807.140 chromosome 3, ASM1654582v1, whole genome shotgun sequence harbors:
- the LOC104440275 gene encoding tRNA-specific adenosine deaminase TAD3; the protein is MRRLSQIAPLEDLHHVKRVKKKCLEGGLQICCIVNGRVGRTVQAMAHLIPSTNLSSDISGITGFSDEDSQSVVSFMKYALELAKSHGNMVVNAAAIVDPLSNQVIARACDEVCSWQTPKTEVGAECKSSTKSCAEMTGWIKHESCLQCCSSGGAEQVETSISCLHPRQWVDEQTGRSSSFWHLLRHAVMMAIESSAARDRPLFPDVRYKDEATIEEYILSPAKSQTKRRRTDGNDVSFSSTCEGNPGKTFYSSMTNLVQYGEFVWTIALFEWMNPVEISMVLLPIIGKIGFTLIQQ